The Oncorhynchus tshawytscha isolate Ot180627B linkage group LG05, Otsh_v2.0, whole genome shotgun sequence genome includes a window with the following:
- the LOC112250891 gene encoding TLE family member 5 isoform X2 — MMFPQSRHSASSQQLKFTTSDSCDRIKDEFQFLQAQYHSLKLECDKLASEKSEMQRHYIMYYEMSYGLNIEMHKQAEIVKRLNGICAQVLPYLSQEHQQQVLGAIERAKQVTPPEMNSIIRQLQAHQLSQLQGLALPMTPMPLGLSQSTLPAVTSSSGLFSLSSILASQAQLAKEEKASREGADNHREEDGDKSD, encoded by the exons GCTTCATCGCAGCAGCTGAAATTCACGACCTCTGACTCGTGTGACCGAATCAAGGATGAGTTCCAGTTCCTCCAAGCACAATACCACAG TTTGAAACTGGAGTGTGACAAGCTGGCAAGTGAGAAGTCTGAGATGCAGCGTCATTATATCATg TACTATGAGATGTCCTATGGGCTGAACATCGAAATGCACAAGCAG GCTGAGATTGTGAAGAGATTAAATGGGATCTGTGCCCAGGTCCTCCCTTATCTGTCCCAGGAG CACCAGCAGCAGGTCCTGGGGGCCATCGAGAGGGCCAAGCAGGTCACCCCTCCAGAGATGAACTCCATCATCCGG CAGCTCCAGGCTCACCAGCTGTCCCAGCTCCAGGGTCTGGCCCTGCCCATGACCCCCATGCCCCTGGGCCTGAGCCAGTCCACCCTGCCGGCCGTCACCTCCTCCTCaggcctcttctccctctcctccatccttgcCTCGCAGGCCCAGCTGGCCAAGGAAGAGAAGGCATCACGTGAGGGAGCCGACAACCACCGTGAGGAGGACGGGGACAAGTCCGACTAg
- the LOC112250891 gene encoding TLE family member 5 isoform X1 yields MMFPQSRHSASSQQLKFTTSDSCDRIKDEFQFLQAQYHSLKLECDKLASEKSEMQRHYIMYYEMSYGLNIEMHKQAEIVKRLNGICAQVLPYLSQEHQQQVLGAIERAKQVTPPEMNSIIRQQLQAHQLSQLQGLALPMTPMPLGLSQSTLPAVTSSSGLFSLSSILASQAQLAKEEKASREGADNHREEDGDKSD; encoded by the exons GCTTCATCGCAGCAGCTGAAATTCACGACCTCTGACTCGTGTGACCGAATCAAGGATGAGTTCCAGTTCCTCCAAGCACAATACCACAG TTTGAAACTGGAGTGTGACAAGCTGGCAAGTGAGAAGTCTGAGATGCAGCGTCATTATATCATg TACTATGAGATGTCCTATGGGCTGAACATCGAAATGCACAAGCAG GCTGAGATTGTGAAGAGATTAAATGGGATCTGTGCCCAGGTCCTCCCTTATCTGTCCCAGGAG CACCAGCAGCAGGTCCTGGGGGCCATCGAGAGGGCCAAGCAGGTCACCCCTCCAGAGATGAACTCCATCATCCGG CAGCAGCTCCAGGCTCACCAGCTGTCCCAGCTCCAGGGTCTGGCCCTGCCCATGACCCCCATGCCCCTGGGCCTGAGCCAGTCCACCCTGCCGGCCGTCACCTCCTCCTCaggcctcttctccctctcctccatccttgcCTCGCAGGCCCAGCTGGCCAAGGAAGAGAAGGCATCACGTGAGGGAGCCGACAACCACCGTGAGGAGGACGGGGACAAGTCCGACTAg